The following DNA comes from Musa acuminata AAA Group cultivar baxijiao chromosome BXJ1-4, Cavendish_Baxijiao_AAA, whole genome shotgun sequence.
GGGCCCTAGAGATGATTTCAAGGCATCTCCTTATATTGAGATCATTGATCATTGATGGGACAGCCAGATGTCCCCGGATATTCACACTatggatttaaaaattattattcttcaatttaatttttaaaatatatattcaatGCATGCTTGGTTTTAAAATTTTGCTATTACCATGTAGCATATTATATTAATTCAGCATACCAGTAGAGGTGTAATCTAAAGACTGAACTGGAGTTGCTCAAGCTGTCCACAATGTGATATACAAACTTGAGCCAAAAAAGTGCTAAGACAACCAATGCTATAATGAAGGCATACCAAATTAGTGATAGATTTAATGATAGTTGGTAACCTGACAGTAAGATATAGTTCCTTAATTATCTATGTCGCGAGAAGCTTCTGGCATGTCTTTGGATAACATTGCAATAATATGTCTGTATTAGATAGGTCTAAGTAATATACCAATATCCTTGTAATTTCCCTTATTTTTACATTAAATGATTGTTTACTTAATAAAACTATTAATTGTAATGTTGCAGTGGTGATTGCAATTCGGAGGCTTGAGATTAAATTTGAGAAAAGTTGTCATTTGAGTCCTAACACATACCGCGTTATTCAACTGTTGCAAAAGTAATTATGTTTGCCTTGATCCACATGAAAGTTTGCAAATGGCTGTCATATAGACACTTGAAAAATTTAGTGTACATGCACTATAACATATGTTTGAGGTTGTACTGTGCTGATAGTGATAAGGAAGCAGACCTGAGGTAGATTCATTCAAATTCCAATTTCATAATGATGATTCGATTGTGTTTGTTCAATAGAGAACTTAGGTAATCCTTTATTGGATGAGGTAGGGGACTCAACTTCTATCTTGATTCAATACCAAGGCAATACAAGAAGAGGAACAATAGGGTCGCAGGATATCGATCGATATGGGGAAGAGCAGTGACCATACATGGTCGGACTTTGGGCGGTCAATCTACTAGTGGTTGTGAGCAAGACGTTGACCATCTACAAAAGGGTCTAGCGTCTTAGTCAATTGATCCATTGACACAATTGATGAACAACAAATTCAGTTGGGTAATGAGACCTCCCTCGCGGTCCATGCTCTGTGAGGTCCATGGAGATAGCAGTGACATGGACAACAGTGCATTGATCAATGATAGTTGACAGGGTGGTGAATAGCTTGTTCCTGCTGCTCATAACTAAACAAGGAGGGCAgggggactgaggagcaatatctcACATATGCCACCTATAATACATATCATAGAGCATGAGGATCCATATGGCTCGTTTATGGCCACTGAGATAAATAATAGGGGAAAAGAATGGATGACTATGAGGAGGTGCGATAGACCTTATATGATGTTGGCATCGAGAGGAATTTGTCTTATCTGTAGCTTCTTATTACTGTGGATCTCATGACCAACAaatgtatggtgatagttggtctttTTTTCTATTGTGATACATTTTATGACACACGACAACAGTGACAAGAGCCACAACTCCAGTAGACCATCCTATGGAGTCAATTCATATCACAGTCATACTTGTTGTAGGTGCCTTCTACCAGATgatttgtttgacaataaggcaatgACCACCATAATGTTATTGTATCAATAACACACTGTTTACTAGCATCAGATGCCTCCATGGAACTAGTTCCATGCATAGATCTTGCAAGCATACCATATCAATATGTAGTCTCATCAAATTGAGGACCCTGATTCACCTGCTGTCGACTCATGTTGGTGGTAGGAGCAGTGCAAGGTATTCACTGCATATTGCTTGTTGACTTGGGAGGTGCACAATTTCAACTATTTTGCTGTACAGATTTTTTGTTTAGAACTTTGAATACCTTACTGATAAAACCAAACTACAACACGACATCTATTTGGGGTACTATTAATACAAAACAAGCTTAAATTTTGTGCCTTTGTggcatgaaaattatatttacatGTCAATGAGTACTATTATAGTGATGGATATGTCTTTCTGATAATGTACAGTCCCCATTGCTAATATTTGCAGAAGCTTTTGTGTTGTGGTTAAACACAATCTCCTTGGATAACTGGTTTTGCATGAACCACTTGGTGGTGCCACTACTGGGTCCAATAAACAGCGGGCCTTGAGGTCCTCAAGATAAAGTAAATATATAAGGAGAAGAAAGAGGTTGGCAATACTTATAAGGTTAACTCACTGACTGgtagaaacagagattaaggtttcaGGAAGGCTAACTGGCAATTGAACTGGGAATATAGGTCAAGGATGTTTCCATTACGTGGCTGTAATTTACATTAAGGGGCTATTAGAGTTCAACATATGACTGCATGGTTGTTTCAGAGTCATGGAGTTTCATGTCACTTGAAAGCTTGGCAGTATTCCATGTATCATGTATAGATTCCTCGGATAGAGTGGCACCTTGATCCTTGAAAATAGCACAATGGTTAGACTGTGCAATCACATCATGTAGGCGACAGTGAGCAAAGAGGTTGATGTTAGTTGCAAACTTTCATTTGTCTTGGAGGtgatggttaaaaaaaaaaagaaaatttttatacTTAGTTTATCTCTACACAGGATGGAAGATAAACAAGTTTATTTTATGTAGTAAATGTATTATAAGCTTTACTTCTTTTATCATATGGGAATGACTAATCTATTTGTGTTGTCACTCTCAATACAATGCAACAGATGCAATAATAATTGTAGCCGTCATCATATTGATTGGTCTATTTAGCATGCAACACTATGGTACAGATAGAGTTGGATGGCTTTTTGCTCCCATTGTCCTCCTATGGTTTGTTATGATTGGAGTTATTGGTGCTATGAATATATGGAAGTACGATCATTCAGTTCTAAGGGCTTTTTCTCCAGTTTGTGTATATTGGTACTTAAGACGGGGACACAATATTTGGACTTCCTTGGGTGGAATAATACTAAGTATCACAGGTCAGCTCCATTAACTGTGTTGGAATTCTGTGACATTTATGTGGACTTACTCTGTGTACCAAAAATGAAAAATCTCGATCAACCATGAAATTTCTTTTACAGGAACAGAAGCATTATTTGCTGATGTGTGTCTTTTTCCTGTGCTTGCTGTTCAGGTACTCCAAAGAGGCAAAGACTACTATTTTTTCTAATTACAGACTACTTTATTAAGTAGAGAGCAATGTATACCCACCTTTGTAACAAAAATTATTCTATTTTAGTGTAGCTTGCTTTCACTCTAGTTGTGTTTCCCTGCCTTCTATTGGCGTACGCTGGACAAGCAGCATATATTACGAAGAATAAACATCATGTAGCAGATGCATTTTATCTTTCTATTCCTGGTAAATAATGGTTTCTGACTTCTCTAGCATAGACCACTAGATAGCTTAAGTTCTTTTATATATGGTGTTTTAACAAATGGCTTTTGGTGCAGATGTCATATACTGGCCAGTGTTCATTGTCGCAGCTGCAGCAGCTGTAATTGGTAGCCAAGCCACTATCTCCGCTACCTTCTCAATTATCAAGCAAGCACAAGCACTTAGGTGCTTTCCTAGAGTCAAGATTATTCATAcatcaaaaaaaaatctaaatcagATATACATTCCAGATATCAATTGGGTTCTTTTGATTCTCTGTATAGCTGTTACTGCTGGATTCGGAAATAAAAGTCAGATTGGAAATGCCTATGGTGAGTTTACCTTAATTACATTACTTTTCCATGCACATGCATAGATATACTTGTACATATCTAAATAATCGATTTAGTAAATTTAAATATAGCTAATAAAAAGTGTCTCCAAAATGAAATGTGACATTACAAATGATATGTCCATGCACATGTATATGTATTCTGGTACATGTCTGATTAATTGATTTAGTGAGTTTGACCATAGCTTATAAGAAGCTTCTTCAAAATTAGTTAGTCTGGCTATTTTGGAACAAATTTGCTGGACTTCACTGTAGCTTCTTCTgaacaaattttttttctctcttattaTGTTTTAAGTTTGGCTATTCTGGAGCTTATTTGTTGGAGTTTACTGTAGCTTCTTCTGAACAAATGATTCTTTTGTCTCTCTTATTATGTTTTCCCATGTTCTGTCATTTAGCACAATTGTTGACTTGGgtgtaaaataaaaagaagataatGTAATCATGTGCTTCTCTCAGAATATCATATCTCGATCTATCTGATCTTGATCTATCTGATCTCGTTCTACTTTATAGTTTGGCTCCTTCAATTCATCGGTTAAATGCTGGATATGTGAAGGAAAACTACCATTAGTTCCACCTCTTTTCGGGGACTGCTAGATGTCATAATGAACTATTAGTAGTGCCAAGAAAACCTTGGAAGTTTACATTCACTGCATAACGCGCCTGATGTACAATTATGTTACAAGTTAAGGTTGTAAACAAACAGTATACAATGCTTACAGTGAAATTCACTTGGTAGTATAATGCCAAGTCACTGATGATGAATTTAGCCTCAAGATACTCAATAACAAATTTTATTAGAATAGAAGTAAAAACTTGAATGTAGCAGATTTATTACACCCTAAGAATTAAATCATTGTATAATATCATATGACGATGGTATTCAACTTTGGGGCACATCTCATACAGGTTACATGTGGGCACAGCATAACGAGACTGGGAATCAATCATATGCACAGGTCCTATATTCAGAGCAACACATTGTTGGCTTTTTGGTACTTTGTTGACATCTAACAGGCATATTATATGCTTCTGGATTTGTGTGTCTGATTAATCTACCAGAGCCAACAAATCTCAATCTTTACCATACTTGCAATTGTATTGAGCATTATTTGTTAAAAACCTACACCTTTTTACTATATATAATTTTGTTACACAAAGAGCACAACTAGCATTTCTAGAGCTTGAAGTTAGTTGTAAGGGTCTAATTTTTCTATCCCTTTCTATTACAAGATTATACTTAAGTTGGAAAAAACTGTGACCTGATAATCATAATTCTCCTTTGTGTTTTGTTAACTAGTTCAGTTGTCAGTCAATCTACAGTCATATGTTGATCATTTGGAATGCAGCATATTTCTATTTGTATGACCTGCAGTTTGTATTTCCATAATCTACATGCAGGAACTGCTGTTGTGATAGATATGTTGGTAACAACACTCCTCATGATCCCAATTATGCTGTTGGTATGGCGGAGCCATTGGACCCTTGTCACTGCCTTTGCCAGTCTGTCATTGCTTGTAgagctcacatatctctcagcggTACTACTGAAGGTCGATCAAGGTGGTTGGGTCCCTCTTGTGGTTGCAGCAGCATTTCTCCTAACAATGTATGTGTGGCACTATGGTACCAAGAAACGATACGAGTTCGAGATTCATAGCAAGGTCTCTGTGGCATGGATTCTAGGACTGGGTCCCAGCTTAGGCCTTGTCCGTGTTCCTGGAATAGGCCTCATATATACAGAATTGGCCAGTGGCGTTCCCCGTATCTTCTCTCACTTCATTACCAACCTCCCAGCCATCCACTCTGTTGTGGTCTTTGTTTGTGTGAAGTACCTTCCGGTGTACTCTGTTCCTTCAGAGGAACGGTTCCTAGTCAAAAGGATCGGACCAAAGGATTACCACATATTCCGCTGTGTTGTGAGATATGGGTATAAAGACCTTCACAGGAAGGATGATTTTGAGAAGCTGTTGTTTGAAAGCCTTACTTTATTTGTTCATATGGAGGCCGTGGATGAATATTATTCCGATTCCACTAATGTGGTTACTACAACGAATGGCAGCACATCATCTTCTGCAGTGGATTTGACACATTCATCATCTGTTGATTCAAGTGTGCCTGTACAATCATACCAGAGTGACTGTCAGGTCAGGTCATTTAGACGAAATGCGGATCTGACCGTGCATGAAGAGTTGGAATTTCTGAACATGTGTCGGGATGCTGGAGTCGTGCACTTTCTTGGGAACACAATAATAAGGGCTCAAAGGGATTCACATTTTCTCAAGAAAATTGCTGTCAATTACATATATTCGTTCCTCAGGAGGATTTGCAGGGAGAAGAGTGTCATCTTTAAGGTTCCCCATGAGAGTCTGCTAAATGTTGGGCAGGTACTCTACGTATAGATTCTCTGATCTAGTAATATGCATTGGTTGGCATGCACAAGAGCAAGTGTTTAAATCTACCTTCGTTGTTTTCGGTATGGCGATTGTGTGAATCACACTGTAACCAACACAGAGTTGCAATAAATACCATGAGCATGAGCAAGAAAAATGCTGTGATGAGAAATCCAGTAGAAAAATCATTTTCCTGAGATTTCCATGAGGTCAGCTTTGAGGAATTTCTTTGATCATATTAATGTGACTGCCTTTCCGAATGAATTTATGTGTGGCATCCTAACTGATATGGCTGCATATTTGATTGAACAGAAGGGATGTCTTGAAATGTCAAGGATGTTCATTATCTAATTGTTCATGATATATCACTTGATGTATGCCAGTCATGTTGGTTGCCAAGATTGAATTGAGTTGATGTTCACCACTCTTTTCCCTGAGTTTTTCTTCTTGAATACTTCTAACAATAGataagagaatatagttaaattggatggGCAAGAAGTTTCCTTAATTAAAAGTTTTAGGTATTTTAgattaattattcaacaagataaagagatagatgaaaatattattcataaaataaaaacaagatgattaaaatgaataaaaataattataagataattatgaGACCAACAATGTTAATGTTaagtaattaattaaaaaatataaaaaaattatcttatcgagatgagaatattaagatggatATGTGAAGTTATTAGAaaagataaggaaaaaaaaaactataatcgTGAACAACTATGTATCGCTTCCATAaatgataagataaaaaaaattatttaagatgatatgaacaTACACTAATGAGACATCCGAACGTAATATTCAaaagagataaaataattaatattattgataCGAGAAGAAATAGGGAAGgttctaaaaataatttaataaaaattataaacaaaaatttaaatattctaaATTGAATCAAACATATAACTTTTTAgggatgataaaaaaattatataattaatcctaaataattattatttatgatattcttaataataataataataataataataataatatattattattattattattattattattattattattattattattattattcatcccCCGTCCCCCAACTGTTGTCTCTCTTTCTCCCATCCGATGCCGTGTTGAGCTATGTAAAATAAGATTAAAAGTGAGATGGAAGTCAAAAATCGATCCACCATAATCAAGCCCACGCTGATTCGCCCTCCGCCGCCTCTCCCTCCCCCGTTGGGATCAATACCAACAAGATCGAAGTGGGTTTCTTCCTTCGCATCCAAGCAAAGCAAGGCATCGAGAGTAGGGAGAGATTCGATAGAGAGAAGCAATGGTCGCTCGCAACTTCGTCGTCCGTCACAACGACGCGCAATTCCCCGTCGAGTGCGACACCGACTTCGGATTCGAAGTGAgatttcctctttcttcttcttcttcctttgagATCTTTTGTCTAGCTCAACGTTTTTTTTGTGGTCTTCTCGCCGATTCTCATCTTCTGTTTACTATCAGGTCCTTCAGTACCAGATATTCTCGCTGACCTCCGTGCCACCGGAGGATCAAAGGGTattatctcctctctctctctctctctctcccagttGCGTCCTTTTGTAAGCCGAGATTAGGGTACAGCTGATTGAACTTGTACCGTGTTGCCCACGCAAGATCTTGGTGGAGGATGGGGAACATGTTGTCACGGATGAGTCGGATCTCGAGTCCATTACTGATAAACTCCGGTtggtgtccattcaagaagaaggGGAGAAGGCAAGAGCCGCCGAGGTTGAGAAATCCGACGAAGAATTGGCACGTATGTTGCAGGTTTTCTTCTTTTCTACCTTCCCTTTCTAATATGAAGGAATAATTGATTAGGAAAGGATTACCGAATGTTCAATTGTGTTCCTTTTCCTTTCTGTCTTTCAGGCCGAGGAGGAGGCACTTTTGCTCCAGCAGTATGCTGCCACAGGTGATGGAAGAGAGTTCGAGCAGAGGGTCCGGTCATATGTCCAGCAGGTTCTCATGGTCGGTTTGAGATCTTGAAATGTTGTCTCGTTTCTTGATACACGTATATCTCTTTCTAGAGTGCTAATTGGTGATGCTAGTGTTTGGATAAACGTAGTATGAGGATCCACACCGCCAAGATGCTGCTCGGAAGACGGTTCCCATCGATGAAGTTGAGGAGAAGGCATTAGTCAGTTTGGCCAAGGTACAACCAGAAATATCTTTGTATGTGTATATTTCTAGCGTTTGGCCCTCATAAGCACAAATTAGCTCCGATGTCACTAAAAGAAGGGatattaaagaagaaaaataataatagttgGGATGCTCTGATGAACATACATGTCATCAACAATAATTACCTGCAGAGTTTGATATTTAGCTGGAGAGAAGGACTTAGGGCATGGTTATGATTTTCTGGCTTCAGAGAAGCTagttcatgatttagaaataattgGCCTAGACCCAACCACTATTAATTTCATGAAGCACAAATGATAAAGAAGCAAATTCCTATGTCAGCCATCTAACATGGAAGATGTTCATAAGTATACTCTGGTTCTTAACTAGATGAATTGATGAGGATAAATGACTACTAGTTTAGATAGATGTTAACTGAGTCTGGGATGAGACATGTTCGAGGTATCTTGAATCGTGATCATTTAAGGATCTGGTGCCTTGGGGTCGCAGATGCTTTGGTCTTGTTATGGAGGATGGGTGTGTCAGGTTGGATTCAGCTGCTTGCAATCGGATGCTTGAAAGTTGAAACCCTTGCAAAGAACTGGTC
Coding sequences within:
- the LOC135671943 gene encoding probable potassium transporter 11 produces the protein MAAAPSDGQNSKGNMWVLDQKLDQPMEEEAGRLRDMHREKRLTSAAILRLAFQSLGVVFGDLGTSPLYVFCNAFPRGVDDPEDVVGALSLIIYSLTLVVLLKYVLVVLRANDNGRGGTFALYSLLCRHAKIKTIPDQHRTDEELTTYSCQTYEDNSLAAKVRWWLEAHAYKKNTILVLVIIGTCMVIGDGILTPAISVLSAASGIKVNHPERSNDAIIIVAVIILIGLFSMQHYGTDRVGWLFAPIVLLWFVMIGVIGAMNIWKYDHSVLRAFSPVCVYWYLRRGHNIWTSLGGIILSITGTEALFADVCLFPVLAVQLAFTLVVFPCLLLAYAGQAAYITKNKHHVADAFYLSIPDVIYWPVFIVAAAAAVIGSQATISATFSIIKQAQALRCFPRVKIIHTSKKNLNQIYIPDINWVLLILCIAVTAGFGNKSQIGNAYGTAVVIDMLVTTLLMIPIMLLVWRSHWTLVTAFASLSLLVELTYLSAVLLKVDQGGWVPLVVAAAFLLTMYVWHYGTKKRYEFEIHSKVSVAWILGLGPSLGLVRVPGIGLIYTELASGVPRIFSHFITNLPAIHSVVVFVCVKYLPVYSVPSEERFLVKRIGPKDYHIFRCVVRYGYKDLHRKDDFEKLLFESLTLFVHMEAVDEYYSDSTNVVTTTNGSTSSSAVDLTHSSSVDSSVPVQSYQSDCQVRSFRRNADLTVHEELEFLNMCRDAGVVHFLGNTIIRAQRDSHFLKKIAVNYIYSFLRRICREKSVIFKVPHESLLNVGQVLYV